The nucleotide window GCGACGCCCTTGCCGTTGAATCCGCTGCCCCAGGACAAGGCGGgggggctgagcccggccgtaCGGCAGCGCCTGGACGAGATGAGCCGGGAGGATGCCGGGCTGGCGAACGGAGCGAACGGGACAGCCGGGGCACGAGCCACCGGGGACTCGCCAGAGCAGAGGGACGACGGCCCCACGGGGGAAACCAACCTCGACGAGTACGCCTACCCGGACTACCGCGGTAAGGGCTGCGTGGACGAGAGCGGCTTCGTGTTCGCCATCGGGGAGAAGTTCACGCCGGGGCCGTCCACTTGCCCCTGCCTGTGTACCGAGGAGGGTCCCATGTGCAGCAAACCCGACTGCCCCAAGGTGCACCCCCGCTGCCTGCGCGTCGACACGAGCCAGTGCTGCCCCCAGTGCAAGGAGAGGAAGAACTACTGCGAGTTCCGCGGCAAGGTCTACATGGCCCTCGAGGAGTTCAAGGTGAGACGGCCAGAGACGAGGTAAAGCCGGACGCTTCCTCGTGTGACCGTTCAGCACCGTGCCGCCACAGCCGTGTTCTTTCCTGCCGCCACACCTTCCACATCGCGACTCTCCGCTGTGCGTTGCGACACACTGAGCGACTTTGTTGAGCTGCAGACATGTCCAGTTTGTCTTGTTGGATTATTTTGTGTCAAACTCTTTTACAAGGAGTATTCTACTTCTGCAGGAGTGGAGTGTTGACTTGTGTCCACTTTCACACAGTTGTCTTTACTTCTCCGGAAAGCATTCACACACCCTGCATCCATCCGTCctatttcaataaccacttgccctgagAAGGGCCGTGGTGATCCATGGCCTATGCCGgaaggctgggggaggggggtttcactctggatgggataccagtccatcacaaggtagccccacacacacacacacacacacacacacacatacacgtgcgTGAGTCGCTGACCCATTcgcacactaagggcaatgtagcgtctctctctctctctcacacacacacacataaacacgtTAGGGTGAGGGTTGTGGCTTCGAGTCTGTCGATCATTACTTACAGACACTTAACTAATGAAGCTGGTCAAATTAATGAattgtcaccagttcacctgaactgcatgactttaaactgtgggaggaaacccacacagacatggggaaaacattcaaactcaaCGCAGAGCTGGGATCGAACTCAGGtgcagtgaggcagcagcgctgttCACTGCGCCACCAAGCTGCCCTCGTGCTGTACAGTTTTggatttaattgatttttttgccATCATTTGACACACAGGACCCTCTAATGACTGACAGAAAACACTTTGCTTGCAAATCtattaaacataaaaagttAAATTCCTAATTTTCTATCAGCATTCAAaccctttgctatgacactATAGAATGACAGCTCAGATATTTCTCTGAACATCCTTGAGTTTTCTCTAGAACTCGATGGTCGTCTCACTGAATTGGCACTGATTCCTATAAGGTGCCAAAGTTCATCAGGACCAGAACTGAGAAGTCCTGACCTTTAGCAGTGATGCAGAGGTCACCGCAAAGTGTCAGAGATATGAAGGACCTTAGTTGCTGGTCATCAGGTGCCAGCCTCCATACCCTGGTAGAGATGTGTGTTGGGCATGGTTTGCTGCTGAGATGGATCTGCGCTGGTGGGAAGGAGAGGAGCTCTTTCACCAAGTCATTTACACTTATACCAGGTTTGTCAGAGGGAAAAGCTGAAAGGTCCAAGCACTGAAACTTGGAGAACTCCTGCTTTAAGCTTCAGCGGCATTCAGGGGAAGCCCTCTCTTGTCACCTTTGGGTCTTCAGGTGGGATCTGGGCCTGCAGCCCTCAGCAGAAGCACATGGTTCACAGAGCTGGAAGGGGGGTCCTTTTcagaaacacagacagacagcaagGCTTCTCGCTTCtcttggaacacacacattaaggCCCCCTTACCCTGGTTGTCCCTTTCTGTGTGGCCTGCTCTAGCCCTGCTCTCGCCAGTGTTGACCCTGCTTGACCCTCAGGAGAGACAGacttttcctctctgcttctcCGGTTAATGGGGAGGTGAGATTCTTGATGCCAGAACCCTCAGGAATAATTGAAATGAACCCAAGGGGCATTACCACACTCCAGGTCCATCCAGCACCATCAGCACACCTGACCCCAAACGAATTCCAAGCCCTGAGCTCCTGTCTCCTCTGCACCAGTCCTCCGTGCCCCTATGCTGGTATGAATTTGCTACTGAAGGCTTGATGTCTCCATTCCGCCTTCAAAGACAAGAAGGTTAATTGTGTCATTAATTAAATCTTCTCGCCTGATGATCGCCTGCTCTGAACTCCAGGAGGCCACATCTCCACTGGTGGGTTTCCGTAGCAAACGTACTGTTGGGAGCGGAGCAGCTGGGCGTGgctgtgtgggggaggggttaCTCCTTTTATTGGGTCAGCCTTaccccccctacacacacacaaacacacacacgcacacacacatagacacacacactcacacacacactgctggtggAGTGTCACACTGAAAAAATATGCCTACAAGTAGTGATTAAATCAGAGCTCCTTGCATTTAGTTGCAATGACATCACACAATCTGGTGAAATACTTGGAAAATGGTGTGTTTATCGAGTAACATTCATAaaacaataaaggaaaaaagagacaaGGCTGTGGGGATAACAGTGCGATTCATTTGTTCATGATAGGATACATCAAAAGGACAACTGTAGGAACTGTAATCATTATTAAGGAAACATTTCACAAGTTTTGAgatgaaaaaaagtgttcaagGTTCTCCGtattggggggcgcagtgggttggaccgggtcctgctctctggtgggtctggggttcgagtcctgcttggggtgccttgtgacggactggcgtcccatcctgggtgtgtcccctccccctcctgccttacgccctgtgttgctgggtaggctccggttccccgtgaccccatatgggataagcggttcagaaagtgtgtgtgtgtgtgtgtgtgtgtgtgtgtgtgtgttctctgcatCATTTCCTGTTATCAGAATATTGTGGGTATCGGGGCCAGTGGTTTTTACTCATTGATGCCTAGTtacaatggtgtgtgtgtgcgtgtgtgtacatgcagGTGTCCCCCTGTGAAGTGTGTCGCTGCGAGCCCAGCGGAGAGGTGCTATGCACTGTGGCAGCGTGTCCCCAGACAGAGTGTGTGGATCCTGAGTACGAGCCAGACCAGTGCTGCCCCATCTGCAAGAGCGGTGAGTCcttctatctctctctctcacacacacacacacacaggtgagggTTGTGGCTTCAACTCTGTTGATCGTTACTTACAGACGCTTAACGAAGGAAGCTggtcaaatgaatgaattgcCCAGTTTGATAGAAACTTCTCGACAGGAGGATGGAGCAGCTGGGAGGGGGAGGATTTCCATTTTGAAAAGGTTCTAACTCTAGGTGCTGATGAGATCTCCAAGGTGAGATATCTgtgaggcaggcagcaatgcatgtaGAAACATCTGTAGCTCGGGgggtaaaagaaagaaagagctgtGTGTCGCTGTGTGTCATCGTGCGGCAGTGATAGGAAAATGTGTGGGGGGGTGACAGGATTGAGGGAAGAGGTGGAGATGGAGAAGCACAGGGGACCCAgcaccgagccctgcggaacaccagttcACAGAGGCTAAGGAGATGATCGGGAGCCACAGCAGATGTTCCtcataggtaggactcaaagcAGTTCTGAGGTGTGCAGGAGAGGAAAGTGGATGGAAgggaaatgtacatttactctACAaggattcatttagcagacactttcatgCAAAGCatcgtacatctcagagaacaatgcaaCAGTGCATCATATCCACAGGAGCAGAGATCTAGATGGCACCACCACACTCCAGGTCCACCCAGCACCATCAACACACCTGACCTCAAACGAATTGCAAGCCCTGAGCTCCTGTCCCCTCTGCGCCAGTCCTTCGTGCCCCAGTCCACATCCTGTGCTCAAACTCTGTGTGCGtcgtgtctgtgtgtccttgcGCTGGTCCCGGAGTCCCGTTCCAAATGTTGTCCTTGTAATATGgctgtgtgcgtgtatgtgtgggttggtgtcagtccaCTCCCtgagtattgaggagtctgacgacttgggggaagaaactgttacacagtctggccaTGAGGCCCGAATGCTTTGGTACCTTTTGCCCgacggcaggagggtgaagagttcgtgtgaggggtgtgtggggtcgtCCACGATACTGGTGGCTTTGAGGATGCAGTAAGTGTCCATGATGGAGTGGAGAGAGACCCCGATGATcatctcagctgtcctcactgaGGGTCTTGCAATCCAAAACGGTGCGatttccaaaccaggcagtgatgcagctcaggatgctctcaataGTCCCTCtctagaatgtggtgaggatgggggggCGGAGGGAC belongs to Scleropages formosus chromosome 18, fSclFor1.1, whole genome shotgun sequence and includes:
- the vwc2 gene encoding brorin, which encodes MPTLEPWLLLACTLLLAATRAPATPLPLNPLPQDKAGGLSPAVRQRLDEMSREDAGLANGANGTAGARATGDSPEQRDDGPTGETNLDEYAYPDYRGKGCVDESGFVFAIGEKFTPGPSTCPCLCTEEGPMCSKPDCPKVHPRCLRVDTSQCCPQCKERKNYCEFRGKVYMALEEFKVSPCEVCRCEPSGEVLCTVAACPQTECVDPEYEPDQCCPICKSGPNCFADTAVIPAGREVKMDECTICYCTYEEGTWRIERQATCSKNECLRS